DNA from Quercus lobata isolate SW786 chromosome 1, ValleyOak3.0 Primary Assembly, whole genome shotgun sequence:
TTCTTCCCAATTTCATAATTGACTTGGCCCCGCATTTTGCTTTCTCCAACAAATGTGATAAgtgcaaaagaaagaaaagatagatGTTATACTGGAAGCTGTAGATTCATATATTTGTAATCCAATTTGAAAGACTGCTATAAAGTGCTAATCTAATCTTCAACCTGTGATTgtgatgaaggagaagaaaacaaCAAGATCTTATTTAAGGAGGCTCCATGAGGACCATCAGTCacccataaataaatttgaagatgttttttaatggAGTGGGCCAAACAAATTGACTCCTATTTGGGACCACCACTATGTCTGGTGACCCTGCTCTGTGGTGTCACATGGAACCAGGTTCATATCCCAATGCTTCTAATCTCAACATTTTGCCTAAAAACGATGCCATTGCCTTTgttaattcaaaatttcaaattctatgtatACGTTGGAGGTGCATATTATATGGTCTATTTTAAGTGATGGATCTTTGGGGATTTTAACGGTGTAATTTTCTTCATGTAAATCAATAactcaccaaaaaaaacaaaaggagaaaAGGTCTTTGGGTCGGgtattcaaaatttgatttcaaaaattttatgagCATAAAAGATATTTGAAGGTTGGGGCAACTTTCGGCTATGTCGCGTGATAACATTGACATTTTCTTGTTGTTTAGGTAAATGCTCATAGACTCTTATTAACAAATCACAACCAGCACCATAGTcaattttgtcactttttttgttgaattagaGTTCGTTAAAAGGCGACAATTAAATGGACTCAAATCCTACTTTAACACTTTTAATGCAGCAATTCTTTTTACCAAGATAATTAATTAGTTCTTTAATTGACTATTTCAAACTTAGAACCATCTTTAAAATTTACTGCATTTTCTAGTTTGTATATTCAAAACTGAGTTATGCTATCACCACAAACAagttataacatttttataaattaacatcattttttcatttatcaataatcattcatcacattagcaatttgtaaatattttataaaaaagtttgtatttttagtCTTACTCATTCAAAACCCACCTGAGGGCAAGAGAGGGAAAGGTCCAAAAAGTAGACGTGTATATTATTCAACTGTAAAGTGTGCATTACCTGTAAAGCATTTTATGTTTACGCGTTTAAGAATGCAAAAATAAACACTTTGGCAGGTTTGATAATGACCTATACACATTATTTTGCTCATGTGGTATGACATTTCAGTCATTCACACAATAAATTCCATAGAACCATGTGAAAGCTTATTAAGAACATGATCATATTCACATTAATGTACAACGAATTGGAGGGGAACACTAAATTGAGAACCCTTTTAAGGAAAGGAAAACACATCACAACTTGGTTAGAGTGTCAGATAATCATAATTGTATACTTGGATCACAAAGTGGACCACAGAATAATAAAAAGTGGTTTAAGTAGTTTTTTATTGTTAGAACTTATTAAGATATTATTATAAATGTGTAACTCGTAAAATATACTTTTAGGATATTACTATAAATGTGTAAACCATAAATTTGAAGAACACCTGCTATGATTTTAAGGATACCAACTAACCCTAATTTATTCCTATATGGCTATATCTATGTACACCCATATTAATGGGTTCTTTTGTAGCAAGTCCAAGATGCAGTacttaatttttcattattatttcaCTTCCCCTctttacatcttttatttattattattattattattattattattattttgcattATCATTGGGAAGtagtaaaaacaaataaataaatattctattaaTTGAATGTTGTACggcaccttaaaaaaataattaattgcaataaaaaaatttaaccttaACCAATGCAATTCAACACTCGTTAACTAgactcttcttttttattttttaagagtcTAATTAACAAGTATTTCAGTTCATTTGTTAAAGTTAagtttttattgtaattgattagCTTTTCGAAATTCACACAACATTTACTTAAAaaggtatttatttatttacttttgttaCTTTTCAATACATTTAGACCCTTTAAATTCCTTTAAATTCCTCTTTAACGGGTGCACAAATCTGCCCATAAGCAAAAGACAGTCTGCTAAGAATTTTAGCAGTAGTCTTCCCTAAATTCTAACCCTGAGAGAGCAATGCCCATTTGGCAACAAGAATTTGCAATAACATCCTCCACATTCCAGTTACCACATGAATGAAATCatgtataataatttttctttaggAAGTATGATAATTTAAAAATGGTATAAGACATCTTGGGACAAATGAAGAATGGACAAAAACAGGTTACCCTACTAGCCAACTAACCAACATATCAAGTATAAACATCATGTTGCAAGCATTGTCAGTTTGCCTTTGAAGTTTGAATTCTCAAAGTACCTGGCACAAAACTGTACCAGCAAATTAATCACCATGGCTATCTTTCCCAAACACGCAGTGACATATCACAAATAAGAACCAACAAGCTTATAAAAATAACCACCTTTTAGATTAATACACAAGTGATCAtcttagaaaaattaattaacatatGAAAAGAATTAACAAAGACAAATTTCATGGAAATCTAATGCACCATGGGTGCCTTGTCAAATGGTCTGAATGTCGTAGGTGAAGAAGCCAGTGGAAGTACCTGAGAGGAGCTTGCAGGATATTGATATTGTGGTAGATTGTGATgaagctctctctctttgttgttACCAGAAATAATTTTGGGAAAAGACCCATCTTTTTCTTCTGTTACCACTGTTGAACTAGAAGGAGCTTTAACCCCAGAATCTTGAACAGTCTCACAATTCTGAACTGCCTTtttctctgcttcttccttCAATCTTCTATACAGTTTCTCCTCTGCATCCCTCAAAAACTTGAACCTTGGAGGTGGAGAAGATCTCAACCTGTTCAATTCTACCTCCGCTGATGATTCAAAGAGAGGGTTGAATCCATGGTGGTTATAGGAATCAAAAGGGTTCAAAGTTGGAGACTTTAATCGTGGAGAAGCCAAAGGGGTAAGGAATGGGGTTTCAATAGCCACCACAAGATCACTCAAGCTCCTAGTTCTTGACCCTTTTCTGCTTCTGTCACCTCTAGATTTCCCATCATCAGACTCCAAATCCTCTCTagtttcctctttgattgtGAAGAGAAATCTTGGTGGGCCTGCAAGATTGTGCAGCCTCATGAGCTCTGATTCCACACCTTCTTCTTCATAGGTCATCAGAAGCACATCCTTGCTAGTGCCAAGCTCTAGGTCTGGTTCAAGACTATTATTAGCATCTGGGTCTCTCATACTTTCTTGTTGAGTATTGTTGGTGTGCGTAGAAGAGGGTCTCTTCcaacaaataaattgaaatagtTCCTTTGCATAATTGCTGTAATCATCTTCAATAATCTCTGTGCTGTTGATTCTCCTCTTCCTCCACCATAGCAAATAGTAAAGCTCCGCAACAAAAGCTAGTAGGAGGCACCCAAAGACCAGACCCAATCCAATTGCTAAACTACTGAAAGATCCCATCTTTGCCTAGTATTTCACATTCCCCAGAACAACTGATTTTGGACTCAAAATTGCTCAATCTCacagtttttgctaaaaatagaGACCACCAACTAAAGAAACAGTAcagatattgaaaaaaaaaaaaaaaaaaaggtttgtgaATTTAGAAGTCAAACGCCCACTGCACAAACTATGAAGAGAATTCACAAAGAACCTAAAGCATCACATTGTTTTAAGGAAACTATTAAATAATATGCTAAACCCTGCTACAAGAATCACACAATTATTCATAAGTACCCTCCTTGTCAGAAAGCCAAGTAGTACCCTACCCTTTTACTGAAATTCACAGGCTAAGTTCATATATTGTTGCCTGAAGTACACGCTAGAAAATAAAACAAGGTACTGTGGAAATTCTAGGCAGAAGAAACCTTACCTTTTAAGCCCAATAAACCACTCAGAACCACAAAATTTGTGACCaccaatgaaaaacaaaaccttTAGCTTATAAATTGGtttaaatattatcaaaatCCGAAAGCTTAAAGGAATACTAGTACTAATATGATTCGGATTACGGGGATGAGTGGGAAAACCTTTTGTACTATATGGTAAATTGTGTGGACTGGTTGGAGAGCAGCTCACATGGGTTTGCAAAAGCGTGTGCTCTATTTAATCATAACGCAAATTAAGTGGAAAAACAATAAGACAaaggaaaaaagtgaaaacaattaaaattaataatggGTATTGATTGCATCACCCATGCGAGCATCCACGCAATCTAACCCGATTTGAGGACAGTGCCAAAGAAAACACACATCACCCATAAACATCTAGCTGTGTTGGgagtttaaatatttttgttgttgttaatttCTCTTTTCAAAAGTGAGAGgagtaaaaaagaaagcaataaaaaaaaaaaaaaaaaacaataaaaacaaagtgGGGTTGGGAGAGTCAAATGAGCTAAACTTTATTTAtgatatataaaagcaaaattgGGATTGGACATGATCATCAAACGCATGGaaggtgtttttcttttttgacccACAATGACTCATGTTACACACaactatattttcataatattcacTCTGTTAAACACgttattacataaaataaaaagtcataccCAAtatggaagttttttttttttttaattatcacattttgttaaaaattaataataataataattttataaatgttcTGTTTACATATCAACACTCAACATCCTTCTAAAAAAACACTCaacatataaaagaataaacaaataaatagatACATTCTCAAACAACTTAAGTGCCAATAAACTTGTTTTCGGCAtgtcataaaattatttatatttctcaCATAAACTCTAGTGCTAATGAAGGGATTTTACTGCAAATTGGAGTAAagttacaaacttggttgtagtcAATAGTTATTACttccattaaaaattttaaaattttaaccgTTAGATAGCACATTCTTTATGTTATTAaatgcatgtcaaattttttgttaatcggatgttatttactaatcgatttataaacttattttttattcataattttagactacaaaaacttgatatttaaacATTTGGTTGATGACATATGTCtttaatcttttgaaaatttgcaagtacaaaagatataagaaaaaaatgtaattcaataatagatttttcaaaatttgtatctaataaaaagatattgagtggaGTCATATTCATTGGCTATAACAAAATTTGTTGTTAAACTTTGTACTTAAAAACTTAGCcaagattcattaaaaaaaaaagtaaatttttcctaaaatttatttgtttttttcaatttcaaatatagCCGATTTTTAAATCATACCATGAGCGATATCTCTCAACTTTTcatttcatattctttttaaATCATTATTTATCTCgtattcaaaatcaaaagggTATTTGAAAACCACTAGGACTTAGTCCAAGTTGTAATTAAAATAGTGCTTCGTTGCTCAAGGCCTGCGTTTTGATGGGTTTATTATACCGGGCCGCAAAAAACATAGATGTGAAATCATATACGCATGGCCCATTTGGCTCCCAAAGCAGGTGCAGTGGACCCATGTAATTGATGTTCATTGAACAAGTCCAATCGGAGTTGGTTATGATTTGCCCAATCATATCATTTCAATCCTACCAAATTTGCATTGATTATGCAATACGGCTTAGGTCTAAAGTCAAAAATTGTATCCCCATTAGTACGTTCTTATTATAAACCCAATTGTACGGTAGCAATGGTGTATAATTTGAATGCACCTAGGTCGGTCTCTATGAAGGAATAGCTCCTACCTAGCTTGGGCAGTTTTCTTGGGTGGGCCACTTCAAAATGTTCCAATATGACCGTTGGGTAACTTTGAAAATAGCATAAACATTCCTGTTGGAAAAGTTCAAGAGCCACTTCTGATGAAAGCTGCTCTGCATTTTCAAAAGAGATTGCCTTTTGTGATTAGCCAATTAGTAATAAAAGGTTGTTGAAAAGATAATTACcacacgagagagagagagagagagagagagattgttgaCAAGATAAGATCCATAGCGGCTTTAAAGGGatgtttgaaagaaaaagaagttagGTCAAGTTGTCCAGAATGGCAAAAAAACTTGGTTTTGGACACTGATCCTGGTTAAGATAATCAAATTATatgaaaacatatataaaatttaccttTGAGAACAGCATGGGCGGGCAAAAGATTGACACTTTATGTGCAATAATCAAGTATAAAAGCCAATTATGTGTTCACCTGGAAGGATGATAGGTAAAATTAAGTTGTTTTATGAAACTTATCTTAGTTATCTAGCCATGTACAACTCTTGTAAAGCACTAATTTTTCTAAGTACAACAGTATACTTCTattgagcttattttttaaaccaaattaAGAAACATAATTATATAATTGCCAACAAAAATTTAGTTCTTTTCACAAACTTTATGTTAAGAAATTCAAGGAtctaaaaattcatttaagTGGATTTATTTGATCGAAAGTCATTATTAATGgaaattacttatttattaaGTAAAGTTGGAGTAAAATCAACATCCAATTTCTAAACAAGCACTAAGTAGATGTTCTAGGGATCATATGGCTaaaaaaaggcttttttttttaaaattgaaatgttGGGCTTTTGGGCTAAGGGCTTTGGACAAAGTCATGCCAAGCATGTGTTAGCCCAAAGCCAGATAGAGGCTGAGGTCTCAACTTTATAGCATATCTTGCTTGCAAGTTTGtaaattataaccaataaaACTGAAGGAAAACTTTAGTGACACACCTAAATTTACACCCAAATCCACAACAAGTTTATGTGACAACTTGTGATTAGTGCTCCAAAGTTACTCTTCCACCAAGTAGCAATGGTGGTCCCATTTATAAGTGTTATAATCCAATTATATATGTAACACTCAAGTTCGTTGTAAAATTAAATGTGGATTTATGTGTTTATAATTGGGTTCATAACTAAAACCTtctgttcttttctttatttgttaacaataaaaattgaagacCTGTACCTGTTTTCAAAGGTTAAGGCTCTGAGTTAAACCATTATGGATGTGGGAGAATATTATTATGGATGTGGAAGAATATTATATAGGAAATTTCTTCTATCACTTGGCATAAAAATAGACTAGAGGGgtcctatctctctctctctctcacacacacacacattttctCGAACATATTAAATACATTATTATTTCTTCTTTGGAAAAACTTCCACTATTAATTAAACTTggcataaaaatataattttttatagtaaaaaaaaatattaaaaaaaagaaaaaagcatagGCCCATATTTGTGTACTTAGGTGTCAGCATATCGTTTTCCTAGTATAAAGCATAGGAAAAGATATCTTCAGTTGACGGCTTGAGAAAAGTTCGGCACAAG
Protein-coding regions in this window:
- the LOC115987156 gene encoding uncharacterized protein LOC115987156; translation: MGSFSSLAIGLGLVFGCLLLAFVAELYYLLWWRKRRINSTEIIEDDYSNYAKELFQFICWKRPSSTHTNNTQQESMRDPDANNSLEPDLELGTSKDVLLMTYEEEGVESELMRLHNLAGPPRFLFTIKEETREDLESDDGKSRGDRSRKGSRTRSLSDLVVAIETPFLTPLASPRLKSPTLNPFDSYNHHGFNPLFESSAEVELNRLRSSPPPRFKFLRDAEEKLYRRLKEEAEKKAVQNCETVQDSGVKAPSSSTVVTEEKDGSFPKIISGNNKERELHHNLPQYQYPASSSQVLPLASSPTTFRPFDKAPMVH